In the genome of Apodemus sylvaticus chromosome 2, mApoSyl1.1, whole genome shotgun sequence, one region contains:
- the LOC127677775 gene encoding disks large homolog 5-like — protein sequence MDQLGQQLKPEQETLQHGMALPQQCCSNSRALRFLSQCLEDTLIDMFARIRKLFRRTNVDGRETRERRKGTGLSSESNEGQRRCSWRMWRAGRQTSSPVTLLSEKQAKEEEERLIRELQLVTQERNELRDRLIYVTEGAMNKRPYYTPNPLYEKLKLKEKEIMTFLHTLEKENIEAKQTFQDLKKEINFYRNLHSRLLMQKNIMNKRLVTLKQENKEVHADWTIIQQYLIDLNLNVKDEQNKTSILQGQQHQDAESVARAEISTAQEEGLLQNELPLQEAPAELHPQQPQNSLDESSTT from the exons ATGGACCAACTAGGGCAACAGCTCAAACCTGAGCAGGAGACATTGCAGCATGGAATGGCCTTGCCTCAACAG tgttgtagcaacagcAGAGCACTGAGGTTTCTCAGTCAGTGTCTAGAGGATACACTGATAGACATGTTTGCCCGAATCAGAAAACTTTTTCGAAGAACGAATGTGGAtgggagagagactagagagaggaggaagggaactggcctttcatctgagagtaatgaaggacAAAGGAGGTGCTCTTGGAGAATGTGGA gggctggcaggcagacatcatccCCTGTAACTCTCCTAAGCGAGAAGCaggccaaggaggaagaggagaggctgatCAGAGAGCTGCAGCTCGTTACacaagagagaaatgagctgagagatcgcttgatctatgtcacagagggagccatgaacaagag gccatactacacaccaaatccgttatatgaaaaattgaagttaaaggagaaggagattatgacatttctacacaCCTTAGAGAAGGAGAACATTGAGGCCAAACAGACCTTCCAGGATCTCAAGAAGGAGATTAACTTCTATCG CAACCTACACAGCCGTCTCCTGATGCAGAAGAACATTATGAATAAGAGATTGGTcacactgaagcaggagaacaaggaagtacatgctgattggaccatcatTCAGCAATACCTGATTGACTTGAACCTGAATGTTAAAGATGAACAGAACAAGACTAGCATCCTCCAGGGCCAACAACATCAG gatgcagagagtgtagcaagagctgaaatttccacagcccaggaagagggcctCCTGCAGAATGAGTTGCCACTTCAGGAAGCCCCTGCTGAGCTCCATCCTCAACAGCCACAAAATTCCTTGGATGAGTCTTCTACCACATAA